From Anopheles arabiensis isolate DONGOLA chromosome 3, AaraD3, whole genome shotgun sequence, a single genomic window includes:
- the LOC120902893 gene encoding peptidylprolyl isomerase domain and WD repeat-containing protein 1 isoform X1: protein MSEKEKSRRKRASSEPEGEDREDTRKEPSEPVVPEESNEPEGDEDDDGGWIGPMPSAAAQPKKRKVLEFEKLYIENLPDAECYEKSFMHRDTITHLVVTKSEFIVTVSVDGHVKFWKKMELGIEFVKHFRSHLAPINCLAVNCSGTYLCTASVDKSIKVFDVINFDMINMLKLEYVPYRVEWIHRMGDVISYLAVADQDSPIIRIYDGKGTNTPLHTLEKLHTKPVVMIRYNPTFEVTVSIDKAGILEYWYGPRHDFKFPAKIVHFESKLDTSLYEFAKNKTIVTSLSFAPDGKKFATMSTDRQVRVFGFLSGKLLRVYDESLARYSESQQLSQTLSNMEFGRRMANERDLEKSDAFANMNVTFDYSGHFILYPTMLGIKLVNIETNRCAKIIGKNDNLRPLNLSLFQGKVKFSKAATTLEQEASENKAAQAIPNDPTLFCTAYKKQRFYLYTRRLPSDLQDMERDVFNEKPSKEDIISVTEGQGEGVQKIYDNAVLHTTMGDVHLRLFGKECPKTVENFCVHSKNGYYNGHLFHRVIKGFMIQTGDPTGTGTGGQSIWGGEFKDEFCSTLKHDRPYTVSMANAGPNTNGSQFFITVLPTPWLDNKHTVFGRVHKGMEIVQNICNAKTNPKTDKPYDEIRIISINLS from the exons ATGagtgaaaaggaaaaatccCGCCGCAAGCGTGCATCCAGCGAACCGGAAGGTGAAGACCGTGAGGACACACGCAAAGAGCCATCGGAACCGGTGGTGCCGGAAGAAAGCAACGAGCCCGAAggcgatgaggatgatgacgGTGGCTGGATAGGACCGATGCCATCGGCGGCGGCACAGCCGAAAAAGAGGAAAG TGCTCGAGTTTGAGAAGCTGTACATCGAGAACCTGCCCGATGCGGAGTGTTACGAGAAGTCGTTCATGCATCGGGACACCATCACCCATTTGGTCGTAACGAAGTCGGAATTCATCGTCACAGTCAGCGTGGATGGGCACGTGAAGTTTTGGAAAAAGATGGAACTGGGCATCGAGTTTGTGAAGCACTTCCGGAGCCATCTGGCACCGATCAACTGTTTGGCGGTGAACTGTAGCGGCACCTACCTGTGCACGGCCTCGGTGGACAAGAGCATCAAGGTGTTCGATGTGATTAACTTCGATATGATCAACATGCTTAAGCTGGAGTATGTGCCGTATCGGGTGGAGTGGATACATCGGATGGGGGATGTGATTAGCTACCTCGCTGT TGCGGATCAAGATTCACCAATAATTCGCATCTACGATGGAAAGGGAACAAACACACCGCTGCACACGCTGGAGAAGCTGCACACCAAACCCGTGGTGATGATACGCTACAATCCCACGTTCGAGGTGACGGTTTCGATCGATAAAGCCGGCATACTGGAGTACTGGTACGGGCCGCGGCATGATTTTAAGTTTCCCGCCAAGATTGTCCACTTTGAGTCGAAGCTCGACACCAGCCTGTACGAGTTTGCGAAGAACAAAACGATCGTCACCTCGCTGAGCTTTGCGCCGGATGGGAAGAAGTTTGCCACCATGTCCACCGATCGGCAGGTGCGCGTGTTCGGCTTTCTGAGCGGGAAGCTGCTGCGTGTGTACGACGAAAGCTTGGCCCGATACAGCGAGAGCCAGCAGCTGTCGCAAACGCTGTCGAACATGGAGTTTGGCCGGCGGATGGCGAACGAGCGGGATCTGGAGAAATCGGACGCGTTCGCTAACATGAACGTAACGTTCGACTATAGCGGACACTTTATACTGTACCCGACGATGCTGGGCATTAAGCTGGTTAACATTGAGACGAACCGGTGTGCGAAGATTATTGGCAAGAATGATAACTTGCGGCCGCTCAATTTGTCTCTATTTCAG GGCAAGGTAAAGTTCTCCAAAGCGGCCACCACGCTCGAGCAGGAAGCGTCGGAAAATAAGGCAGCACAGGCTATACCGAACGACCCAACGCTTTTTTGCACTGCGTACAA GAAACAACGGTTCTACCTCTACACGAGACGGCTTCCGTCCGACCTGCAAGACATGGAGCGCGATGTGTTCAATGAGAAACCTTCGAAGGAAGACATAATTTCCGTTACGGAAGGGCAgg GAGAAG GCGTACAAAAGATCTACGACAATGCGGTACTGCACACGACGATGGGTGACGTTCACCTGCGCCTGTTTGGCAAGGAGTGCCCGAAAACGGTGGAAAACTTCTGCGTGCACAGCAAGAACGGCTACTACAACGGGCATCTGTTCCATCGTGTGATCAAGGGCTTCATGATACAGACGGGCGATCCGACCGGCACCGGTACCGGTGGCCAGTCGATCTGGGGCGGTGAGTTTAAGGATGAGTTCTGTTCCACGCTCAAGCACGATCGTCCGTACACGGTTAGCATGGCCAATGCGGGCCCGAACACGAACGGAAGCCAGTTCTTCATTACCGTACTGCCGACG cCATGGTTGGACAACAAGCATACCGTGTTTGGGCGTGTGCATAAGGGTATGGAAATTGTGCAGAACATCTGTAATGCCAAGACGAACCCGAAAACCGATAAACCGTACGATGAAATTCGGATCATTTCCATCAATCTGTCGTAG
- the LOC120902893 gene encoding peptidylprolyl isomerase domain and WD repeat-containing protein 1 isoform X2 has translation MSEKEKSRRKRASSEPEGEDREDTRKEPSEPVVPEESNEPEGDEDDDGGWIGPMPSAAAQPKKRKVLEFEKLYIENLPDAECYEKSFMHRDTITHLVVTKSEFIVTVSVDGHVKFWKKMELGIEFVKHFRSHLAPINCLAVNCSGTYLCTASVDKSIKVFDVINFDMINMLKLEYVPYRVEWIHRMGDVISYLAVADQDSPIIRIYDGKGTNTPLHTLEKLHTKPVVMIRYNPTFEVTVSIDKAGILEYWYGPRHDFKFPAKIVHFESKLDTSLYEFAKNKTIVTSLSFAPDGKKFATMSTDRQVRVFGFLSGKLLRVYDESLARYSESQQLSQTLSNMEFGRRMANERDLEKSDAFANMNVTFDYSGHFILYPTMLGIKLVNIETNRCAKIIGKNDNLRPLNLSLFQGKVKFSKAATTLEQEASENKAAQAIPNDPTLFCTAYKKQRFYLYTRRLPSDLQDMERDVFNEKPSKEDIISVTEGQGVQKIYDNAVLHTTMGDVHLRLFGKECPKTVENFCVHSKNGYYNGHLFHRVIKGFMIQTGDPTGTGTGGQSIWGGEFKDEFCSTLKHDRPYTVSMANAGPNTNGSQFFITVLPTPWLDNKHTVFGRVHKGMEIVQNICNAKTNPKTDKPYDEIRIISINLS, from the exons ATGagtgaaaaggaaaaatccCGCCGCAAGCGTGCATCCAGCGAACCGGAAGGTGAAGACCGTGAGGACACACGCAAAGAGCCATCGGAACCGGTGGTGCCGGAAGAAAGCAACGAGCCCGAAggcgatgaggatgatgacgGTGGCTGGATAGGACCGATGCCATCGGCGGCGGCACAGCCGAAAAAGAGGAAAG TGCTCGAGTTTGAGAAGCTGTACATCGAGAACCTGCCCGATGCGGAGTGTTACGAGAAGTCGTTCATGCATCGGGACACCATCACCCATTTGGTCGTAACGAAGTCGGAATTCATCGTCACAGTCAGCGTGGATGGGCACGTGAAGTTTTGGAAAAAGATGGAACTGGGCATCGAGTTTGTGAAGCACTTCCGGAGCCATCTGGCACCGATCAACTGTTTGGCGGTGAACTGTAGCGGCACCTACCTGTGCACGGCCTCGGTGGACAAGAGCATCAAGGTGTTCGATGTGATTAACTTCGATATGATCAACATGCTTAAGCTGGAGTATGTGCCGTATCGGGTGGAGTGGATACATCGGATGGGGGATGTGATTAGCTACCTCGCTGT TGCGGATCAAGATTCACCAATAATTCGCATCTACGATGGAAAGGGAACAAACACACCGCTGCACACGCTGGAGAAGCTGCACACCAAACCCGTGGTGATGATACGCTACAATCCCACGTTCGAGGTGACGGTTTCGATCGATAAAGCCGGCATACTGGAGTACTGGTACGGGCCGCGGCATGATTTTAAGTTTCCCGCCAAGATTGTCCACTTTGAGTCGAAGCTCGACACCAGCCTGTACGAGTTTGCGAAGAACAAAACGATCGTCACCTCGCTGAGCTTTGCGCCGGATGGGAAGAAGTTTGCCACCATGTCCACCGATCGGCAGGTGCGCGTGTTCGGCTTTCTGAGCGGGAAGCTGCTGCGTGTGTACGACGAAAGCTTGGCCCGATACAGCGAGAGCCAGCAGCTGTCGCAAACGCTGTCGAACATGGAGTTTGGCCGGCGGATGGCGAACGAGCGGGATCTGGAGAAATCGGACGCGTTCGCTAACATGAACGTAACGTTCGACTATAGCGGACACTTTATACTGTACCCGACGATGCTGGGCATTAAGCTGGTTAACATTGAGACGAACCGGTGTGCGAAGATTATTGGCAAGAATGATAACTTGCGGCCGCTCAATTTGTCTCTATTTCAG GGCAAGGTAAAGTTCTCCAAAGCGGCCACCACGCTCGAGCAGGAAGCGTCGGAAAATAAGGCAGCACAGGCTATACCGAACGACCCAACGCTTTTTTGCACTGCGTACAA GAAACAACGGTTCTACCTCTACACGAGACGGCTTCCGTCCGACCTGCAAGACATGGAGCGCGATGTGTTCAATGAGAAACCTTCGAAGGAAGACATAATTTCCGTTACGGAAGGGCAgg GCGTACAAAAGATCTACGACAATGCGGTACTGCACACGACGATGGGTGACGTTCACCTGCGCCTGTTTGGCAAGGAGTGCCCGAAAACGGTGGAAAACTTCTGCGTGCACAGCAAGAACGGCTACTACAACGGGCATCTGTTCCATCGTGTGATCAAGGGCTTCATGATACAGACGGGCGATCCGACCGGCACCGGTACCGGTGGCCAGTCGATCTGGGGCGGTGAGTTTAAGGATGAGTTCTGTTCCACGCTCAAGCACGATCGTCCGTACACGGTTAGCATGGCCAATGCGGGCCCGAACACGAACGGAAGCCAGTTCTTCATTACCGTACTGCCGACG cCATGGTTGGACAACAAGCATACCGTGTTTGGGCGTGTGCATAAGGGTATGGAAATTGTGCAGAACATCTGTAATGCCAAGACGAACCCGAAAACCGATAAACCGTACGATGAAATTCGGATCATTTCCATCAATCTGTCGTAG
- the LOC120902894 gene encoding cilia- and flagella-associated protein 53-like has translation MLFYPEISIQNELKKLMSCADQEYDHQLEEKRKRLHSLLQSEQQQQEREIMKKFQDEEEMRLRERTNALLSAKQDQERQRMEFVKNKMIQMKLNNCDEIRSFLQQKYHEESKKCQLAQIEDKMKLKQAKMDEERMWTEVHVRKYKMELQNEQKEKQERKTMEQKTLQDIKHQIKERSLKAAQDKVDLQKVVCASLPFPDHDPKLKALGKAELAEHLSEQIALRKELQRKQSEQDVQVIRALNETTAKQLEQERQTRKAEDLLLKKQKDQFYQYSKHVIRQRQLEDGKLEKLINDTREQFDQEKLEACRREKQKRLQMASIAYEGQRMQIAEMEARKAREREERQQEALRERELQERNRREAERADCRIQTAVQQYRDSLREQIKSASLDRERSKRANQLETNRLIECSFNELNFVQSYVKGSFEEHFKKHPNLSLLKRKY, from the exons ATGCTGTTCTACCCGGAAATTAGTATTCAAAATGAGTTGAAGAAATTG ATGTCTTGCGCCGACCAGGAGTATGACCATCAGCTGGAAGAGAAGCGTAAAAG ATTACATTCGCTGCTGCAATcagaacagcagcaacaggagcGAGAAATTATGAAAAAGTTCCAGGACGAGGAGGAAATGCGACTGAGGGAGCGGACCAATGCGCTGCTCAGTGCAAAACAGGACCAGGAGCGGCAGCGAATGGAGtttgtgaaaaacaaaatgattcaaatgaaGCT GAATAATTGTGACGAGATTCGTTCGTTTCTGCAGCAGAAGTATCACGAAGAGTCGAAGAAATGCCAGCTAGCACAGATTGAGGATAAGATGAAACTGAAGCAAGCCAAAATGGACGAAGAACGAATGTGGACGGAAGTGCACGTGCGAAAGTATAAGATGGAG TTGCAAAATGAGCAAAAGGAGAAACAGGAGCGGAAAACAATGGAACAGAAAACGCTGCAAGACATCAAGCACCAAATCAAGGAACGATCGCTTAAAGCAGCTCAGGATAAGGTCGATCTGCAAAAGGTGGTTTGCGCGTCACTACCGTTTCCCGACCACGATCCAAAGCTAAAAGCGCTCGGCAAGGCGGAACTGGCCGAACACTTGAGCGAACAAATAGCGCTGCGCAAAGAGCTACAGCGGAAGCAAAGCGAGCAGGATGTGCAGGTAATTCGCGCGCTAAACGAAACCACCGCCAAGCAGCTCGAACAGGAGCGGCAGACACGCAAGGCGGAAGACCTTTTGCTGAAGAAGCAAAAGGATCAGTTCTACCAATACTCCAAGCACGTGATCCGGCAGCGCCAGCTGGAGGATGGCAAGCTGGAAAAGCTTATCAACGATACGCGGGAACAGTTCGACCAGGAGAAGCTGGAAGCTTGCCGGCGCGAGAAGCAGAAGCGGCTGCAGATGGCGTCCATCGCGTACGAGGGCCAGCGGATGCAGATCGCCGAAATGGAGGCGCGAAAGGCGCGCGAGCGCGAGGAGCGCCAGCAGGAAGCGCTGCGCGAGCGGGAGCTGCAGGAAAGGAATCGCCGGGAGGCGGAACGGGCCGACTGCCGGATACAGACGGCCGTGCAGCAGTATCGGGATTCGCTGCGGGAGCAGATCAAATCCGCTTCGCTCGACCGGGAGCGCAGCAAGCGTGCCAATCAGCTGGAAACGAACCGGCTGATCGAGTGTAGCTTCAACGAGCTGAACTTTGTGCAGAGCTACGTGAAGGGTTCGTTCGAGGAGCACTTCAAAAAGCATCCCAACTTGTCGCTGTTGAAGCGAAAGTACTGA